Within Runella rosea, the genomic segment AATCGTGCACGTTGGGTGGCCTGAAAAGCCAACGGATGGTCGGGATTGAAGGGGTCTTTTTCGGAATGGGTCAGAATCACCGTAGGCTCAAAATCTCCGATTATTTTAGTCAGTTGCGTAATACGTTCGTCAGAAATCAACATCGGATAATCGCCCCAATCCAGAAATTGAATCGGCGTTCCGAGAATATCAGCAGCTTTTTGCGCTTGCTCGTGGCGAATGATTTTCACGCTTTCTTCGGTACGATTGGGATTTTCTTTCCACAATTCGCCTGATTCGCCCCGTTCTCCGTACGACAAGGCAATCACCAAGGTATCAGCTCCTTCTTCAATGGCTTTGGCGAGGGTGCCGGCGGCTCGCCACACAAAATCGCCCGAATGCGCTCCGATGACTAATAATTTCTTCTTCATAAGTACTTAAAAATGGGTCATATAAAATCAATCCAATTCCTCTGGCATGGGGGTACCTTTTGTATGAAAACTCGGCACAGTAGCCAAGCCCCATGCCTGCCCTTTTTTACGCTCTTCCAACGTCCAGACGACGGTTTCATAATCAGGATCAACAATCAGTCGGGCGGTGGTATTGGCAATTTCTATCCGGTTGCCGCCGGGTTCATACACATACAG encodes:
- a CDS encoding PIG-L deacetylase family protein yields the protein MKKKLLVIGAHSGDFVWRAAGTLAKAIEEGADTLVIALSYGERGESGELWKENPNRTEESVKIIRHEQAQKAADILGTPIQFLDWGDYPMLISDERITQLTKIIGDFEPTVILTHSEKDPFNPDHPLAFQATQRARLLSSGAGVPSAFKNIDPPVWYSFEPHQPELCGFVPDTFIDISSVMDKKLEAMSCMGAQTYLKDYYAELASRRANHARRISGKKDIKFAEAHQSQVPRVVSSIF